In the genome of Pseudomonas putida, one region contains:
- a CDS encoding NAD(P)-dependent oxidoreductase, whose translation MSKIAIIGATGRAGSQLLEEALRRGHQVVAIARNPSKLNGREGVTTKALDAKDSAALKAALAGADAVMSAAHFATIEPEAIIEPVKAAGVARLLVVGGAGSLLLPSGQRVIDSPDFPEAYKAEASAGVRFLDALRQTSGLEWTFLSPSAEFVEGARSGQYRLGKDDLLIGADGRSWITFADYAIAMIDELENPAHSRARFTVGY comes from the coding sequence ATGAGCAAGATCGCAATCATTGGGGCCACCGGCCGTGCCGGTAGCCAGTTGCTGGAAGAGGCCCTGCGCCGGGGCCATCAGGTCGTGGCCATCGCCCGTAATCCATCCAAGCTGAACGGGCGCGAAGGGGTGACGACCAAAGCGCTGGATGCCAAGGACAGTGCCGCCCTGAAGGCCGCCCTGGCTGGGGCGGATGCGGTCATGAGCGCGGCGCATTTCGCGACGATCGAACCTGAAGCGATCATCGAGCCGGTCAAGGCCGCAGGCGTTGCTCGCTTACTGGTGGTGGGCGGGGCAGGTAGCCTGCTGCTGCCGTCTGGGCAGCGCGTCATCGACAGCCCGGATTTCCCTGAGGCCTACAAGGCCGAAGCCAGTGCCGGTGTGCGTTTTCTCGACGCCTTGCGCCAGACGTCGGGTCTGGAGTGGACCTTCCTCTCGCCATCGGCCGAGTTCGTCGAAGGTGCGCGCAGTGGGCAGTATCGCCTTGGCAAGGATGACCTGCTGATCGGCGCCGATGGCAGGAGCTGGATCACTTTCGCCGACTATGCCATCGCGATGATCGATGAGCTGGAGAATCCGGCCCATTCACGGGCGCGTTTCACTGTGGGTTATTGA
- a CDS encoding 5-guanidino-2-oxopentanoate decarboxylase, which yields MATCGEVLVNLLEGYGVDHVFGIPGVHTVELYRGLASSSIRHITPRHEQGAGFMADGYARTRGKPGVCFIITGPGMTNITTAMGQAYADSIPMLVISSVQSRDQLGGGRGKLHELPNQGALVAGVAAFSHTLMSADDLPQVLARAFAVFDGARPRPVHIEIPLDVLVEPADHLLPARPIRTARAGAAPRTVALMAERLAKAQRPLILAGGGALAAGAVLAELAEHLQAPVALTINAKGLLPATHPLQIGSTQSLVATRALVAEADVVLAIGTELAETDYDVTFKGGFEIPGSLLRIDIDPDQTVRNYLPELALVADAEQAAEALLAALQALPRPAPDATWGSARAERLRKDLASTWDQPTLSQTRLLTSILEALPTAILVGDSTQPVYTGNLTLDMPQPRRWFNASTGYGTLGYALPAAMGAWLGSAERAADRSPAVCLIGDGGLQFTLPELASAVEAQVPLIVLLWNNQGYEEIKKYMVNRAIEPVGVDIHTPDFIGVAQALGAQACNVGDVAQLQAALQAAVERKGPTLIQVDQAQWQATVVG from the coding sequence ATGGCAACCTGCGGCGAAGTATTGGTCAATCTCCTCGAAGGCTATGGCGTGGACCATGTCTTCGGGATTCCGGGCGTGCATACCGTGGAGCTCTACCGGGGGCTTGCGAGCTCCTCCATTCGCCACATCACGCCCCGCCACGAGCAGGGCGCCGGGTTCATGGCTGACGGCTATGCCCGCACCCGCGGCAAACCCGGGGTGTGCTTCATCATCACTGGCCCGGGCATGACCAACATCACCACGGCCATGGGCCAGGCCTACGCCGACTCGATTCCGATGCTGGTGATCTCCAGTGTGCAGTCCCGCGACCAGCTCGGCGGTGGCCGCGGCAAGCTCCATGAGCTGCCCAACCAGGGCGCGCTGGTTGCCGGTGTGGCGGCGTTTTCCCATACGCTGATGAGTGCTGACGACCTGCCCCAGGTGCTGGCGCGCGCCTTCGCGGTGTTCGATGGTGCACGTCCACGGCCTGTGCATATCGAGATCCCTCTGGACGTGCTGGTCGAGCCCGCCGACCACCTGTTGCCAGCGCGCCCTATACGCACTGCTCGTGCAGGGGCTGCGCCCCGGACCGTGGCGCTGATGGCTGAGCGCCTGGCCAAGGCCCAGCGTCCGCTGATCCTGGCCGGTGGCGGTGCGCTGGCGGCGGGGGCTGTACTGGCAGAGCTTGCCGAGCACCTCCAGGCGCCGGTGGCCCTGACCATCAATGCCAAGGGCCTATTGCCGGCCACCCATCCGTTGCAGATCGGTTCTACCCAATCGCTGGTGGCAACGCGCGCCTTGGTGGCTGAGGCCGATGTGGTGCTGGCCATCGGCACCGAGCTGGCCGAAACCGACTATGACGTGACGTTCAAGGGCGGCTTCGAAATCCCTGGCAGCTTGCTGCGCATCGACATCGACCCTGACCAGACCGTGCGCAATTACCTGCCGGAGCTGGCGCTGGTCGCCGATGCCGAACAAGCCGCCGAAGCCCTGTTGGCAGCCTTGCAGGCACTGCCTCGACCGGCGCCGGATGCAACCTGGGGCAGTGCCCGCGCAGAGCGTCTGCGCAAGGATCTGGCCAGTACCTGGGACCAGCCGACCCTGAGCCAGACGCGCTTGCTCACGAGCATTCTCGAAGCCCTGCCAACGGCCATTCTGGTCGGCGACTCGACCCAGCCGGTGTACACCGGCAACTTGACCCTGGATATGCCCCAGCCACGGCGTTGGTTCAACGCCTCGACCGGCTACGGCACCCTGGGCTATGCCTTGCCGGCCGCCATGGGCGCCTGGCTCGGCAGCGCCGAACGTGCCGCGGATCGTTCGCCTGCGGTTTGCCTGATCGGCGATGGCGGCCTGCAGTTCACCTTGCCGGAGCTCGCCAGCGCGGTGGAGGCCCAGGTGCCGTTGATCGTGCTGCTGTGGAACAACCAGGGGTACGAGGAAATCAAGAAGTACATGGTCAACCGGGCCATCGAGCCGGTAGGCGTGGATATCCATACGCCGGACTTCATCGGCGTGGCCCAGGCGCTCGGCGCACAGGCCTGCAATGTAGGAGACGTAGCGCAACTGCAGGCGGCGTTGCAGGCCGCGGTCGAGCGCAAAGGGCCGACCTTGATCCAGGTCGATCAGGCGCAGTGGCAAGCCACAGTGGTGGGTTGA
- a CDS encoding LysR substrate-binding domain-containing protein codes for MKRLPPLPALYTFLITAQHCNFTRAAQQLHITQGAVSRQIAGLEEHLGYVLFQRQARGLSLTREGQDWLLRVQQIFTLIEQGVREVGRHSATLQLKAPTCVMRWLLPRLMEWQALRPDVPVELTTTVQHGVDFRREGFDAAVVYGAQPNGGLQVRKLFDEQLTPVCAPSLLEGPLPLARLEDLSRHMLLHPSRDEHDWRLWLQAAGASVELNGPRQHFETLDMAMAMASQGTGVAIGDWALVGDDLRSGRLCMPFGLKVLTGKGYYLVSPARSMPAGLVELLDWLEARARPAGSITHSETRP; via the coding sequence ATGAAACGCCTCCCGCCCCTACCCGCGCTGTACACCTTCCTGATCACCGCTCAGCACTGCAACTTCACCCGTGCGGCCCAGCAGTTGCACATCACGCAAGGTGCGGTCAGCCGACAGATCGCCGGGCTCGAGGAGCACCTGGGTTACGTGCTGTTCCAGCGCCAGGCGCGTGGCCTGAGCCTGACCCGCGAAGGCCAGGACTGGCTACTGCGGGTACAGCAGATTTTCACCCTGATCGAACAGGGCGTACGCGAAGTCGGCCGCCACAGCGCCACGCTCCAGCTCAAGGCACCCACTTGCGTCATGCGCTGGCTGCTGCCGCGCCTGATGGAATGGCAGGCGCTGCGCCCGGACGTGCCGGTGGAACTGACCACCACGGTGCAGCACGGCGTGGATTTTCGACGCGAAGGCTTCGACGCTGCCGTGGTATATGGTGCGCAACCCAATGGGGGCTTGCAGGTGCGCAAGTTGTTCGATGAGCAATTGACGCCGGTGTGTGCGCCCTCCCTGCTCGAAGGGCCGCTGCCGCTGGCGCGTCTGGAGGACCTGTCCCGTCATATGCTGCTGCACCCCTCGCGAGATGAGCACGACTGGCGACTGTGGTTGCAGGCGGCGGGTGCCAGCGTCGAGCTCAATGGACCGCGCCAGCATTTCGAGACACTGGACATGGCGATGGCCATGGCCTCCCAAGGCACGGGGGTGGCGATCGGCGATTGGGCTCTGGTCGGCGATGATCTACGCAGCGGCAGGTTGTGCATGCCGTTCGGGCTGAAGGTGCTCACGGGCAAAGGCTATTACCTGGTAAGCCCTGCCCGGAGCATGCCGGCGGGGTTGGTTGAATTGCTGGACTGGCTCGAAGCGCGGGCCAGGCCAGCCGGCTCAATAACCCACAGTGAAACGCGCCCGTGA
- a CDS encoding TetR family transcriptional regulator — translation MVRRTKEEAQETRAQIIEAAEKAFYKRGVARTTLADIAELAGVTRGAIYWHFNNKAELVQALLDSLHETHDHLARASESEDELDPLGCIRTLLLQVLNDLVLDARTRRINEILHHKCEFTDDMCEIRQQRQGAVLDCHEGIALAMANAVRRGQLPEDLDVQRAAVALFAYVDGLIGRWLLLPDSFDLLRDVERWVDTGLDMLRLSPSLRK, via the coding sequence ATGGTCCGTCGAACCAAAGAGGAAGCCCAGGAAACCCGCGCCCAGATCATCGAGGCGGCGGAAAAGGCCTTCTACAAGCGCGGGGTTGCGCGAACCACCCTGGCCGACATCGCTGAACTGGCGGGTGTGACCCGTGGGGCGATCTATTGGCATTTCAACAACAAGGCCGAGCTGGTTCAGGCGCTGCTGGACAGCCTGCATGAAACCCATGATCACCTCGCCCGTGCCAGCGAGAGCGAGGATGAGCTCGACCCGCTTGGCTGTATCCGCACCTTGTTGCTGCAGGTGCTCAATGATCTGGTGCTCGATGCCAGGACCCGGCGCATCAATGAAATCCTGCACCATAAGTGTGAGTTCACCGACGACATGTGCGAGATCCGCCAGCAGCGCCAGGGCGCCGTGCTGGATTGCCATGAAGGCATCGCATTGGCCATGGCCAATGCAGTTCGTCGCGGGCAGTTGCCCGAGGATCTCGACGTGCAGCGTGCCGCTGTCGCCTTGTTCGCCTATGTCGATGGCCTGATCGGACGCTGGCTGCTGTTGCCGGACAGCTTCGACCTGTTGCGTGATGTCGAGCGGTGGGTCGACACAGGGTTGGATATGCTGCGCTTGAGCCCTTCCTTGCGCAAATGA
- a CDS encoding MBL fold metallo-hydrolase, whose translation MSLITTLRSLVLASLALAGQALAAEPLHLEVYNPGHDAIFPVSSVIVSGEHDAILVDAQFGKAQAEQVVQRLKAGGKRLTTIYISHGDPDYYFGLDTLTRAFPKAQVLASAATVAHIRKTMDAKLDYWGPKMGSDKPEKLVVPQVLVGDRLELEGQALEVVGLDGPQPDRSFVWIPSIKAVVGGVIVAEHIHVWMADTQTAQSHADWLATLERIERLAPRTVIPGHYLGQSSRSLDAVRFTAGYIRAFDAEAAKAAHSDALIKAMEQRYPQLGDASSLELSAKVAKGEMQW comes from the coding sequence ATGTCGCTCATCACTACCCTGCGCAGCCTGGTATTGGCCAGTCTTGCCCTGGCCGGCCAGGCGCTGGCCGCCGAGCCCCTTCACCTTGAGGTGTACAACCCTGGCCATGATGCGATCTTTCCGGTCAGTTCGGTGATCGTCAGTGGCGAACACGATGCCATCCTGGTCGATGCCCAGTTCGGCAAGGCCCAGGCCGAGCAGGTGGTCCAGCGCTTGAAGGCAGGCGGCAAGCGACTGACCACCATTTATATCAGCCATGGCGATCCAGACTATTACTTTGGTCTGGATACCCTGACCCGTGCGTTTCCCAAAGCCCAAGTGCTCGCCTCGGCCGCCACCGTGGCGCATATCCGCAAGACCATGGACGCCAAGCTGGACTATTGGGGCCCGAAAATGGGCAGCGACAAGCCCGAGAAACTGGTCGTGCCGCAGGTCCTGGTGGGTGATCGCCTGGAGTTGGAAGGGCAGGCGCTGGAAGTCGTCGGTCTCGATGGGCCCCAGCCAGACCGCAGCTTCGTGTGGATTCCGTCGATCAAGGCTGTGGTCGGTGGTGTGATCGTGGCCGAGCACATTCATGTCTGGATGGCCGACACCCAGACCGCCCAGTCCCATGCCGATTGGCTCGCAACCCTCGAGCGCATCGAGCGACTCGCCCCGCGTACGGTGATCCCTGGCCACTACCTGGGGCAGAGCAGCCGCTCGCTGGACGCTGTGCGTTTCACCGCCGGTTACATCCGCGCCTTCGATGCCGAGGCGGCCAAGGCCGCCCATTCGGATGCGTTGATCAAGGCGATGGAGCAGCGCTATCCACAGCTGGGCGACGCCAGTTCGCTGGAGCTCAGCGCCAAGGTCGCCAAGGGCGAAATGCAGTGGTAA
- a CDS encoding isocitrate lyase/PEP mutase family protein gives MPKASHHDLRFAFRELLASGSCFHTASVFDPMSARIAADLGFEVGILGGSVASLQVLAAPDFALITLSEFVEQATRIGRVAQLPVIADADHGYGNALNVMRTVIELERAGVAALTIEDTLLPAQFGRKSTDLIPVEEGVGKIRAAIEARVDSALSIIARTNAGVLTTEEIIHRTQSYQKAGADGICMVGVKDFEQLEQIAEHLTVPLMLVSYGNPNLRDDARLASLGVRIVVDGHAAYFAAIKATYDCLRLQRGQQNKSDSLNATELSHTYTQPEDYIRWAKEYMSVEE, from the coding sequence ATGCCCAAGGCTTCCCACCACGATCTGCGTTTTGCTTTCCGTGAACTGCTTGCGTCCGGTTCGTGCTTTCACACCGCATCGGTGTTCGACCCCATGTCGGCCCGCATCGCCGCTGACCTGGGTTTCGAGGTCGGTATCCTCGGTGGCTCGGTGGCCTCGCTGCAGGTGCTCGCCGCCCCTGACTTCGCCCTGATCACCCTGAGCGAGTTCGTCGAGCAGGCCACTCGCATCGGCCGTGTCGCACAGTTGCCGGTGATCGCCGATGCCGACCATGGCTACGGCAACGCGCTCAATGTCATGCGCACGGTGATCGAGCTGGAGCGCGCCGGTGTCGCTGCGTTGACCATCGAGGACACCCTGCTGCCGGCCCAGTTCGGTCGCAAGTCCACTGATCTGATTCCGGTCGAAGAGGGCGTGGGCAAGATCCGAGCGGCCATCGAGGCGCGGGTCGATTCGGCACTGTCGATCATTGCCCGGACCAACGCCGGCGTGCTGACGACCGAGGAAATCATTCATCGCACCCAGAGCTACCAGAAGGCCGGTGCCGATGGCATTTGCATGGTCGGGGTCAAGGATTTCGAGCAGTTGGAGCAGATCGCCGAGCACCTGACGGTGCCGCTGATGCTGGTCAGCTACGGCAATCCGAACCTGCGTGACGATGCGCGCCTGGCGAGCCTGGGGGTGCGCATCGTGGTCGATGGTCATGCTGCCTATTTCGCCGCCATCAAAGCCACCTATGACTGTCTGCGCCTGCAGCGTGGGCAGCAGAACAAGTCCGACAGCCTCAACGCGACCGAGCTCTCGCACACCTACACCCAGCCTGAGGATTACATCCGCTGGGCCAAGGAATACATGAGCGTCGAAGAGTAA
- a CDS encoding LysR family transcriptional regulator: MDRLNAMRVFVTVVDLGSQSAAADHLQLSRPVVSRYLAELEDWVGARLMQRTTRKLSLTAAGQETLPRCRQLLELAGDLQAAVRQPDDAPRGELRISVSTSFGQAQLVDAVAEYVRRYPGVKVELQMLDRTVNLVDERIDLAIRTSNDLDPNLIARRLTVCRSVVCAAPAYLAEHGAPRQVEELGQHNCLTHAYFGHSLWQFEVEGRHVAVPVQGNISANEAMTLQKAALAGAGIAMLPTYQVASALRSGELVRLLPEARPRELSLNAVYTSRKHMPATLRSMLDFLAQRFTDEPQWDKDL; the protein is encoded by the coding sequence ATGGACCGTCTCAACGCCATGCGCGTCTTCGTTACGGTGGTCGATCTGGGTAGCCAGTCAGCCGCCGCGGATCATCTGCAACTCTCGCGACCGGTGGTGTCGCGCTATCTGGCAGAGCTGGAGGACTGGGTCGGCGCACGCCTGATGCAGCGCACCACGCGCAAGCTCAGCCTGACGGCCGCTGGCCAGGAAACCTTGCCGCGCTGCCGCCAATTGCTGGAGCTGGCCGGCGATCTGCAGGCCGCGGTACGCCAACCAGACGACGCCCCACGCGGCGAGCTGCGCATCAGCGTCAGCACCTCGTTCGGCCAAGCCCAGTTGGTGGACGCGGTGGCCGAGTATGTGCGGCGTTATCCAGGGGTGAAGGTTGAACTGCAGATGCTCGATCGCACGGTCAACCTGGTGGATGAACGCATCGACCTGGCGATTCGCACCAGCAATGACCTGGACCCGAACCTGATCGCCCGTCGCCTGACCGTGTGCCGCTCAGTCGTCTGCGCCGCGCCAGCGTATTTGGCCGAACATGGCGCACCCCGGCAGGTCGAGGAACTGGGCCAGCACAACTGCCTGACCCACGCCTACTTCGGGCATAGCCTGTGGCAATTCGAGGTGGAGGGCCGACACGTGGCTGTGCCGGTGCAAGGCAACATCAGCGCCAACGAAGCCATGACCTTGCAGAAGGCCGCGCTGGCCGGTGCCGGCATCGCCATGCTGCCGACCTATCAGGTGGCGAGTGCGTTACGCAGTGGAGAACTGGTGCGCCTGCTGCCCGAGGCGCGACCGCGCGAGTTGAGCCTGAATGCGGTGTACACCTCGCGCAAGCACATGCCGGCAACCCTGCGCAGCATGCTGGATTTTCTCGCGCAGCGGTTTACCGATGAGCCGCAGTGGGATAAAGACCTCTGA
- a CDS encoding MDR family MFS transporter, which yields MLAIFLGALDQTIVAVSMPAISAQFNDVGLLAWVISGYMVAMTIAVPIYGKLGDLYGRRRMILTGTALFTLASVACALAQDMQQLVLARVIQGIGAGGMVSVSQAIIGDFVPPRERGRYQGYFSSMYALASVAGPLLGGWLTEYLSWRWVFWINLPLGLFALWAIRRALAGMPVQRREAQVDYLGALLLILGLGSLLLGITLVGQGQAWLSPPVLALLGAALLGLVLFIDHERRCPEPLLPLKLFGNRAAVLCWCAIFFASFQSISLTMLMPLRYQSITGAGADSAALYLLPLAMGLPLGAFTGGRLTSRTGRYRPQILIGFILMPLAILGMALTPPQSALLGAAFMLLTGIACGLQFPTSLVGTQSAVELKDIGVATSTTNLFRALGGAMGVACMSSLLLALLHQGGFEALGNPLLGSLRAGEPDPLTQARLLETFRHLLMTSAVLSLLGLAAALAMPDRQLRGR from the coding sequence ATGCTGGCGATTTTTCTCGGTGCGCTGGACCAGACCATCGTCGCGGTGTCCATGCCGGCGATTTCCGCACAATTCAACGATGTCGGCCTGCTGGCCTGGGTCATCTCCGGCTACATGGTCGCCATGACCATCGCCGTGCCCATCTACGGCAAGCTGGGCGACCTGTATGGCCGGCGGCGCATGATCCTCACCGGTACGGCCTTGTTCACTCTGGCCTCGGTGGCCTGCGCCCTGGCCCAGGACATGCAGCAGTTGGTGCTGGCGCGCGTGATCCAGGGTATTGGCGCAGGAGGAATGGTTTCGGTGAGCCAGGCGATCATCGGCGACTTCGTACCGCCTCGCGAGCGCGGTCGCTACCAGGGCTATTTCAGCAGCATGTACGCCCTGGCCAGTGTCGCCGGCCCGTTACTCGGCGGCTGGCTGACGGAGTACCTGTCCTGGCGCTGGGTGTTCTGGATCAACCTACCCCTGGGCCTGTTCGCCCTGTGGGCGATTCGTCGCGCGCTGGCGGGCATGCCGGTACAACGCCGAGAAGCCCAGGTGGATTACCTCGGCGCGCTGCTGCTGATTCTGGGTCTGGGCAGCCTGCTGCTGGGCATCACCCTGGTCGGCCAGGGCCAGGCCTGGCTGTCGCCGCCGGTGCTGGCCCTGTTGGGCGCAGCCCTGCTGGGCCTTGTTTTGTTCATCGACCATGAGCGGCGCTGCCCTGAACCCCTGCTGCCGCTCAAGCTGTTTGGCAACCGCGCGGCGGTGCTGTGCTGGTGCGCGATCTTCTTCGCCAGCTTCCAGTCGATCTCGCTGACCATGCTGATGCCCCTGCGCTACCAGAGCATCACCGGCGCTGGCGCCGACAGCGCCGCACTGTACCTGCTACCGCTGGCGATGGGCCTCCCCCTGGGCGCTTTCACAGGTGGGCGCTTGACCAGCCGCACCGGTCGATATCGCCCTCAGATACTCATCGGCTTCATCCTGATGCCACTGGCCATCCTCGGCATGGCCCTCACCCCCCCCCAATCGGCGCTGCTCGGGGCGGCATTCATGCTGTTGACCGGGATTGCCTGCGGCTTGCAGTTCCCCACTTCGCTGGTAGGTACCCAGAGCGCGGTCGAACTGAAGGACATCGGTGTGGCGACCAGCACCACCAACCTGTTCCGCGCCCTAGGTGGCGCCATGGGTGTGGCCTGCATGTCCAGCCTGCTGCTGGCGCTGCTGCACCAGGGCGGTTTCGAGGCACTGGGTAATCCGTTGTTGGGCAGCCTGCGGGCCGGCGAGCCAGACCCGCTGACCCAGGCGCGGCTACTGGAGACCTTCCGCCACCTGCTGATGACCAGTGCCGTACTGTCACTCCTGGGCCTGGCGGCCGCACTGGCCATGCCAGATCGGCAACTAAGAGGCCGGTGA